CGGGTGTCATCCTCCTTAATACTAACAGTGTCATTATCTGGAGGGATATAGCCTTCTTCACCATCGTCAACAGGAAAAGTTGAACTAGTACTACAATAATCTTTTGGCTCTGTGCCTGTAATAAAGTACTCATCATAAGATTCGCCACCACATTCAGGGGCGGATAAAAGACCTGTTTTAGCGTCTATGGTTACTTGAGTAAGTCCAGTTTTAGGACTAGGAAACTCTTGACCGCCAAGGTCGGGACGCTTTGCTAAAGCTTTTTTCATAAACTCTGTCCAAATAGGTAAAGCAGATTTTGAACCTTCTATACCTAATTGAGAGTTATCATCAAGGCCAACATAAACAACACAAACTAAATTAGGTGTAAAACCAGCAAACCAACCATCTCGACTAGTTCCAGTTTTTCCTGCTGCTAGAGCGTTAAAGCCTAGTGTGCGAGCGCGTGCGCCTGTTCCTTTATTCATAACATCTTGCATTATGGAATTCATAATAAATGCTACTTGAGGAGAAATAGATTGTTGATTTTTAGTTGTACCTTGATAAATAGTTTTACTATCAGAATTTACTACACGGTTAATAGCAAATGGCTCAACTCTTGTGCCTAGGTTAGGAAAAGTTGTGTAAGCACGTGCAACTTCAAAAGGTGTTGCTTCAGTTGTACCTAAAGCGATGGATGGAAAAGGTTGTGGTTTAGGTAGTCCTAAGCGTTCAGCCATTTTAGCTACTTTATTATAGCCAGTTTGTTCTGCTACACGAACTGTAACAACATTAAGAGATTTGGTTAAGGCATAACGTAGGGAAACATTTTCACCAGTGTATTTTTCCCCATAATTGTCAGGTTCATAAGTTTTTCCTTCACCAAAGCTAAAAGTAGCTTTATCATCTAAAAACTGTGATGAGGCAGTAATTATTTTGTCATCTTTTTCTTCATAAGCTGTATTAAGTGCAGCAGTGTAAACAATAGGCTTAAAGACTGAACCAGGTTGACGGCGAGCCTCAATAGCACGATTAAGCTGGCTAGTGCTGTAATCCCGACCACCAACCATTGCAAGAATTTCACCTGTTTTAGGATTTATAGCAATCAAGGCTGCTTGTAAAGAACCAGGCTTAAAACGTTTGCTATTATCTTTTTCTAGTTGTGCTAGGCCGTTTCTTAGTGCTTGGTCAGCAGCACGTTGAAGATCCATATCTATTGTAGAATAAATACGATAAGAGTTTTGAGTAAAAATCTGATCTCCTAATTCTTCATTTACTTTAGTTTGTAGATAATCTAGAAAATATGGGGCTTCAGCATTGCTACTAGATGATTTAGGTCGTACTTGCAAATCCGACTTTTTAACTTCTTCTGCTTTTTGTGGGTCTAGGAAATTTGCTACAACCATTGAATCAATAACTTGATTGCGACGTT
The sequence above is drawn from the Blastocatellia bacterium genome and encodes:
- a CDS encoding PBP1A family penicillin-binding protein, producing MVERVINQRVTPKSKRLWRRIFTPRLVFCLGILVLAMTGIFAYFYVIYSEMIDAKLQGDIFVRATGIYTAPVKLRVGPYTKKAELTAYLDHIGYINDAKLRDPKRGFYTATDNLIEIDPSDNTNIDEQIFFPHLQIKFSKDGKNLNSIYDLDSKKELSETIIEPELLTSVNSDKEKRKNIEYKDLPQELVNAIVSIEDRRFFDHPGIDFRGLARAIWRNLSEGEVQQGGSTVTQQLVKNFFLTSERTFKRKFSEAFISVLLETRLEKKQIFQMYCNEIYLGQDGSYSINGFGEAAKFYFNKDVSRLNLSESAFLAGIIRGPGYYSPFQHADRAIQRRNQVIDSMVVANFLDPQKAEEVKKSDLQVRPKSSSSNAEAPYFLDYLQTKVNEELGDQIFTQNSYRIYSTIDMDLQRAADQALRNGLAQLEKDNSKRFKPGSLQAALIAINPKTGEILAMVGGRDYSTSQLNRAIEARRQPGSVFKPIVYTAALNTAYEEKDDKIITASSQFLDDKATFSFGEGKTYEPDNYGEKYTGENVSLRYALTKSLNVVTVRVAEQTGYNKVAKMAERLGLPKPQPFPSIALGTTEATPFEVARAYTTFPNLGTRVEPFAINRVVNSDSKTIYQGTTKNQQSISPQVAFIMNSIMQDVMNKGTGARARTLGFNALAAGKTGTSRDGWFAGFTPNLVCVVYVGLDDNSQLGIEGSKSALPIWTEFMKKALAKRPDLGGQEFPSPKTGLTQVTIDAKTGLLSAPECGGESYDEYFITGTEPKDYCSTSSTFPVDDGEEGYIPPDNDTVSIKEDDTRPRRQRVIKQIFKEIFKKNN